A single genomic interval of Lathyrus oleraceus cultivar Zhongwan6 chromosome 7, CAAS_Psat_ZW6_1.0, whole genome shotgun sequence harbors:
- the LOC127107871 gene encoding uncharacterized protein LOC127107871 has translation MLFSRYINMCFVRRDFVFSVAILLLLFATTCLGSFLKTENKIKSAVFLSPKFELGPGSVINRYYYGIDFPKGHIALKSFNAEVVDEAGNSIPLHETYLHHWVVARYHQSKHVTHTENDTHRMLHNSNHVMVRNSGICQENALGQYFGLGSETRGTETRVPDPFGIEVGNPEVVPEGFEEKWMVNVHAIDTRGAEDKMGCTECKCELYNVTVDKYGRTIRPDYVGGLLCCSDYAQCKLKEGFEGPKRSLYLRYTVKWVDWDDSVVPVKIYILDVTDSLKLSNNSKGINSDHNCKVEYQVDSCGTDHKEGNGCVDVMKTSLPLQTGGYVIYGVAHQHSGGIGSTLYGQDGRVICSSIPSYGNGNEAGNESGYIVGMSTCYPKPGSMKIMDGETLTLESNYNSTKEHTGVMGLFYILVAEQLPYQHLRHSTRSSFFMDSNDMLLDS, from the exons ATGTTGTTTTCCAG ATATATCAACATGTGCTTTGTACGTAGAGATTTTGTATTTTCAGTAGCAATACTTCTGCTCTTGTTTGCCACAACATGCTTAGGTTCTTTTCTGAAGACTGAAAATAAGATAAAATCAGCTGTTTTTTTGTCTCCCAAATTTGAACTTGGACCTGGATCAGTTATCAATAGATATTATTATGGTATTGATTTTCCAAAAGGTCATATAGCACTCAAGAGTTTCAATGCTGAAGTAGTTGATGAAGCTGGGAATTCTATACCTCTTCATGAAACCTATCTCCATCATTGGGTTGTTGCAAGATATCATCAAAGTAAACATGTCACGCACACAGAAAATGATACTCATAGGATGCTTCATAACTCTAATCATGTTATGGTTAGGAATAGTGGCATATGCCAGGAGAATGCTCTTGGACAGTACTTTGGCCTTGGATCTGAAACACGCGGAACAGAAACCCGTGTTCCGGATCCTTTTGGTATAGAGGTAGGTAATCCAGAAGTGGTTCCAGAAGGATTTGAAGAGAAATGGATGGTTAATGTTCATGCCATCGATACGCGTGGTGCCGAGGATAAAATGGGGTGCACGGAGTGTAAGTGTGAGCTTTATAATGTTACAGTGGATAAATATGGAAGGACTATAAGGCCAGATTATGTAGGAGGTTTGTTATGTTGTTCGGATTATGCACAGTGCAAGTTGAAGGAAGGATTTGAGGGACCAAAGAGAAGCCTCTACTTAAGATACACAGTAAAATGGGTTGATTGGGATGATTCTGTAGTGCCTGTTAAGATATATATACTTGATGTGACTGATAGTTTGAAACTATCAAATAATTCAAAAGGAATCAACTCAGATCATAATTGTAAG gtTGAGTATCAAGTTGATTCTTGCGGCACAGATCATAAGGAGGGAAATGGTTGTGTTGATGTGATGAAGACAAGTCTTCCGCTACAAACGGGTGGATATGTGATATATGGTGTTGCTCATCAGCATTCAGGTGGTATTGGATCTACCCTATATGGACAG GATGGAAGGGTCATATGTTCTTCAATACCAAGTTATGGAAATGGAAACGAAGCAGGAAATGAATCGGGATATATTGTTGGAATGTCGACTTGTTATCCTAAACCAGGTTCTATGAAGATAATGGATGGTGAAACATTAACTCTAGAGTCTAACTACAACAGCACGAAAGAGCACACTGGAGTTATGGGACTTTTCTACATATTAGTGGCAGAACAGCTTCCATACCAACACTTAAGACATTCTACTCGTTCTTCATTTTTTATGGATTCAAATGATATGCTTTTAGATAGTTAG